The Notamacropus eugenii isolate mMacEug1 chromosome Y, mMacEug1.pri_v2, whole genome shotgun sequence genome includes a window with the following:
- the LOC140516674 gene encoding olfactory receptor 5D14-like, producing MMNTDSNQSVVTTFILLGFTDYPELKVFLFLVFLAMYIITVIGNLGVILIIKVNPKFHIPMYYFLSHLSFVDFCYSSIVTPKLLENLVIKDKSIFYSSCMLQYFLSCTAVVTESFLLAVMAYDRFVAICNPLLYTVAMSQRLCALLVAGSYLWGMFGPFVLLCFALQLTFSGYKIINHFFCEYTVLISVSSSNIHVPHLLLFGFATFNEVSTLIIILASYTFIFGTVIRMKSASGRRKAFSTCASHLTAITIFRGTILSLYCVPNSKNSRRTVKVASVFYTVVNPMLNPLIYSLRNKDVKQAFRKLIYRNAFSH from the coding sequence ATGATGAACACTGACAGCAATCAGAGTGTTGTGACCACATTTATACTCTTAGGATTCACCGATTATCCAGAGCTCAAAGTATTCCTTTTCCTGGTGTTCCTGGCCATGTATATCATCACAGTCATAGGGAATCTTGGCGTGATCTTAATCATCAAAGTAAATCCCAAATTTCATATTCCCATGTACTATTTTCTTAGCCATTTGTCCTTTGTAGATTTCTGTTACTCTTCCATTGTCACACCAAAGCTTTTGGAGAATTTAGTTATAAAGGATAAAAGCATCTTTTACTCCAGTTGCATGCTACAATATTTCTTGTCTTGTACTGCAGTGGTTACGGAGTCCTTCCTACTTGCTGTGATGGCCTATGATCGCTTTGTGGCCATTTGCAATCCCCTGCTCTACACAGTTGCCATGTCTCAGAGACTTTGTGCCCTGCTGGTGGCTGGATCCTATCTCTGGGGCATGTTTGGTCCCTTTGTACTCCTATGCTTTGCCCTACAATTAACTTTCTCTGGCTACAAAATCATCAACCACTTTTTCTGTGAATATACTGttcttatttctgtttcttcctcaaaTATCCATGTCCCACACTTACTGCTTTTTGGTTTTGCTACATTCAATGAGGTGAGTACCCTGATCATCATCCTTGCCTCTTACACTTTTATTTTTGGCACTGTAATAAGGATGAAATCAGCCAGTGGGAGGCGTAAAGCCTTCTCCACTTGTGCCTCCCACCTGACAGCCATCACCATTTTCCGTGGAACCATCCTTTCCTTGTACTGTGTTCCCAATTCCAAAAACTCAAGGCGTACAGTCAAAGTGGCCTCTGTCTTTTATACAGTAGTGAACCCCATGTTGAATCCCCTAATTTACAGTTTGAGGAACAAAGACGTGAAGCAGGCCTTCAGGAAACTGATATACAGAAATGCTTTTTCTCATTGA